One Halichoerus grypus chromosome 1, mHalGry1.hap1.1, whole genome shotgun sequence genomic region harbors:
- the YJU2B gene encoding putative splicing factor YJU2B isoform X2: protein MKCHLCVNYIEMQTDPANCDYVIVSGAQRKEERWDMVDNEQVLTTEHEKKQKLETDAMFRLEHGEADRSTLKKALPTLSHIQEAQSAWKDDFALNSMLRKRFREKKKAMQEEEERDQALQAKASLAIPLVPETEDDRRLAALLKFHTLDSYEDKQKLKRTEIISRSWFPSTPGPATSSSKAGSVLKKLAQNRRSAVVCSPITVGDLGIVRRRSREVSESPQHAAETPKPGETWVPEGNTQDGPTCPRDCSPETAETPKSRGPRGQEGKCQDRPQSPPGSSQEVATPQDTPHPCTLSSSLVADYSDSESE from the exons ATGAAATGTCACCTCTGTGTCAACTACATCGAGATGCAGACGGACCCCGCCAACTGTGACTACGTGATTGTGAGCGGCGCCCAGCGCAAGGAGGAGCGCTGGGACATGGTGGACAATGAGCAGGTGCTGACGACAG AGCACGAGAAGAAGCAGAAACTGGAGACGGATGCCATGTTCCGCCTGGAGCACGGCGAGGCTGACCGGAGCACACTCAAGAAGGCCCTCCCCACCCTGAGCCACATCCAGGAGGCCCAGAGCGCCTGGAAGGATGACTTCGCGCTCAACAGCATGCTGCGGAAGAGGTTCCGG gaaaagaaaaaagccatgcaggaagaagaagagagggaccAGGCGCTGCAGGCTAAGGCGAGCCTGGCCATCCCACTGGTGCCCGAGACGGAGGACGACCGCAGGCTGGCCGCCCTGCTCAAGTTCCACACCCTGGACT cctACGAGGACAAGCAGAAACTCAAGCGGACAGAGATCATCAGCCGCTCCTGGTTCCCCTCCACCCCGGGACCCGCCACCAGCAGCAGCAAAGCCGGCAGCGTCCTGAAGAAGCTGGCCCAGAACCGCAGATCAGCAGTCGTCTGCTCTCCCATCACTGTAGGAGACCTGGGCATCGTGCGACGGCGGTCCCGGGAGGTCTCAGAGAGCCCCCAGCACGCAGCAGAGACCCCCAAGCCTGGGGAAACATGGGTGCCAGAGGGGAACACCCAGGACGGGCCCACATGCCCCCGAGACTGCTCTCCAGAGACAGCTGAGACCCCCAAGAGCAGGGGGCCTCGGGGGCAGGAAGGGAAGTGTCAGGACAGGCCCCAGTCCCCACCAGGCTCCTCTCAGGAGGTGGCCACCCCCCAGGACACGCCACACCCGTGCACCCTCAGCTCCTCTCTTGTGGCTGATTACTCCGACTCCGAGAGCGAGTGA
- the MRI1 gene encoding methylthioribose-1-phosphate isomerase → MRLLGGGARRSRPLLAFRARPACSGRPDCFLSGRERGGDTMSLEAIRYSRGSLEILDQLLLPQHSRYEAVGSVRQAWEAIRAMKVRGAPAIALVGCLSLAVELQAGAGGPGLAALVAFVRDALSFLVTARPTAVNMARAARHLAETAALEAEREGATEEAVRERVIRCAEDMLEKDLKDNRSIGDLGAHHLLERVAPGGGKVTVLTHCNTGALATAGYGTALGVIRSLHTLGRLDHAFCTETRPYNQGARLTAFELVYEQIPATLIADSMAAAAMAHRGVSAVVVGADRVVANGDTANKVGTYQLAIAAKHHGIPFYVAAPSSSCDLRLETGREIVIEERPGQELTDVKGIRIAAPGIGVWNPAFDVTPHELITGGIITELGVFAPEELRAALNTTVS, encoded by the exons ATGCGCCTCCTTGGGGGAGGGGCGCGCCGGTCCCGCCCCCTCCTCGCGTTCCGGGCGCGTCCCGCGTGCTCGGGTCGCCCCGACTGCTTCCTGAGTGGCCGTGAGCGAGGCGGTGACACCATGTCCCTGGAGGCGATCCGCTACTCTCGGGGCTCGCTAGAGATCCTCGACCAGCTGCTCCTGCCCCAGCACAGTCGCTACGAGGCAGTGGGCTCGGTGCGCCAGGCCTGGGAGGCTATCCGCGCCATGAAG GTGCGCGGCGCCCCGGCCATCGCGCTCGTGGGTTGCCTCAGCCTCGCCGTGGAGCTGCAGGCGGGCGCGGGGGGACCGGGACTCGCCGCGCTGGTGGCCTTCGTGCGCGACGCGCTGAGCTTCCTGGTCACCGCCCGGCCCACCGCCGTCAACATGGCCCGCGCTGCCCGCCACCTGGCCGAGACCGCAGCCCTGGAGGCTGAGCGCGAGGGCGCCACGGAGGAGGCGGTCCGGGAGAG AGTGATCCGCTGCGCTGAGGACATGCTGGAGAAAGACCTCAAGGACAATCGGAGCATCGGGGACCTAGGAGCCCACCACCTCCTGGAGCGGGTAGCTCCTGGGGGTGGCAAGGTGACCGTGCTGACCCACTGTAACACTGGTGCGCTGGCCACTGCTGGCTATGGGACAGCTCTGG GTGTGATCCGCTCACTGCACACCCTGGGCCGTCTGGATCATGCCTTCTGCACGGAGACCCGACCCTACAACCAGGGAGCCCGGCTGACCGCCTTCGAGCTGGTGTACGAGCAGATCCCCGCCACCCTCATCGCGGACAGCATGGCGGCAGCTGCCATGGCCCACCGGGGCGTGTCAG CTGTCGTCGTGGGAGCCGACCGCGTGGTTGCCAACGGTGACACGGCCAACAAGGTGGGCACCTACCAGCTGGCCATCGCCGCCAAGCACCACGGCATCCCCTTCTACGTGGCTGCACCCAGCTCCTCGTGTGACCTCCGTCTGGAGACGGGCAGGGAGATCGTCATCGAGGAGCGCCCAGGGCAGGAACTGACCGATGTCAAGGGGATCAGGATTGCAGCCCCTG GCATTGGGGTTTGGAATCCTGCCTTTGATGTCACCCCCCACGAGCTCATCACTGGCGGTATCATCACAGAGCTGGGGGTCTTTGCCCCTGAGGAGCTCCGGGCAGCCCTAAACACCACCGTCTCCTGA
- the C1H19orf53 gene encoding leydig cell tumor 10 kDa protein homolog, which yields MLCHVVSREPLRPAAPAVSRRALRLPAAIAYNPAFSGACQIMAQGQRKFQARKPGKSKAAAAASERNRGPRKGGRVIAPKKSRIVQQRKLKKDLEVGIRKKIEHDVVMKASSSLPKKLALVKVPAEKEAASSSSAKTPS from the exons ATGCTTTGCCACGTTGTGTCCCGTGAGCCGTTGCGCCCTGCGGCCCCCGCTGTATCCCGTCGCGCCTTGCGCCTTCCGGCTGCAATTGCTTACAACCCCGCCTTTTCCGGCGCATGCCAGATCATGGCGCAGGGGCAGCGCAAGTTCCAGGCGCGGAAGCCGGGGAAGAGCAAAGCGGCGGCAGCGGCCTCAGAGCGGAACCGGGGCCCGAGGAAGGGTG GTCGTGTGATCGCCCCCAAGAAGTCGCGCATCGTGCAGCAGCGAAAGCTCAAGAAG GACCTGGAGGTCGGGATCCGGAAGAAGATCGAACACGACGTGGTAATGAAAGCCAGCAGCAGCCTGCCCAAGAAGCTGGCGCTGGTGAAGGTTCCCGCCGAGAAGGAGgcagcctcttcctcctctgccaaGACACCTTCCTAA
- the YJU2B gene encoding putative splicing factor YJU2B isoform X1 — translation MGERKGVNKYYPPDFNPEKHGSLNQYHSSHPLRERARKLSQGILIIRFEMPYNIWCDGCKNHIGMGVRYNAEKKKVGNYYTTPIYRFRMKCHLCVNYIEMQTDPANCDYVIVSGAQRKEERWDMVDNEQVLTTEHEKKQKLETDAMFRLEHGEADRSTLKKALPTLSHIQEAQSAWKDDFALNSMLRKRFREKKKAMQEEEERDQALQAKASLAIPLVPETEDDRRLAALLKFHTLDSYEDKQKLKRTEIISRSWFPSTPGPATSSSKAGSVLKKLAQNRRSAVVCSPITVGDLGIVRRRSREVSESPQHAAETPKPGETWVPEGNTQDGPTCPRDCSPETAETPKSRGPRGQEGKCQDRPQSPPGSSQEVATPQDTPHPCTLSSSLVADYSDSESE, via the exons ATG GGTGAAAGGAAAGGTGTAAACAAGTACTACCCTCCAGATTTCAATCCTGAAAAG CATGGCTCCCTGAACCAGTACCACAGCAGCCACCCGCTGCGGGAGCGGGCTCGGAAGCTGTCACAGGGCATCCTCATCATCAG GTTTGAGATGCCCTATAACATCTGGTGTGATGGCTGCAAGAACCACATCGGCATGG gtgTTCGCTACAATGCAGAAAAGAAGAAGGTTGGCAATTACTACACAACCCCAATTTACAG GTTCCGGATGAAATGTCACCTCTGTGTCAACTACATCGAGATGCAGACGGACCCCGCCAACTGTGACTACGTGATTGTGAGCGGCGCCCAGCGCAAGGAGGAGCGCTGGGACATGGTGGACAATGAGCAGGTGCTGACGACAG AGCACGAGAAGAAGCAGAAACTGGAGACGGATGCCATGTTCCGCCTGGAGCACGGCGAGGCTGACCGGAGCACACTCAAGAAGGCCCTCCCCACCCTGAGCCACATCCAGGAGGCCCAGAGCGCCTGGAAGGATGACTTCGCGCTCAACAGCATGCTGCGGAAGAGGTTCCGG gaaaagaaaaaagccatgcaggaagaagaagagagggaccAGGCGCTGCAGGCTAAGGCGAGCCTGGCCATCCCACTGGTGCCCGAGACGGAGGACGACCGCAGGCTGGCCGCCCTGCTCAAGTTCCACACCCTGGACT cctACGAGGACAAGCAGAAACTCAAGCGGACAGAGATCATCAGCCGCTCCTGGTTCCCCTCCACCCCGGGACCCGCCACCAGCAGCAGCAAAGCCGGCAGCGTCCTGAAGAAGCTGGCCCAGAACCGCAGATCAGCAGTCGTCTGCTCTCCCATCACTGTAGGAGACCTGGGCATCGTGCGACGGCGGTCCCGGGAGGTCTCAGAGAGCCCCCAGCACGCAGCAGAGACCCCCAAGCCTGGGGAAACATGGGTGCCAGAGGGGAACACCCAGGACGGGCCCACATGCCCCCGAGACTGCTCTCCAGAGACAGCTGAGACCCCCAAGAGCAGGGGGCCTCGGGGGCAGGAAGGGAAGTGTCAGGACAGGCCCCAGTCCCCACCAGGCTCCTCTCAGGAGGTGGCCACCCCCCAGGACACGCCACACCCGTGCACCCTCAGCTCCTCTCTTGTGGCTGATTACTCCGACTCCGAGAGCGAGTGA